The DNA segment ACTTCATCTTTGATTGTCTTGAGTTGACCAAATATTTTTTTTAGAGTTATACCGTTGCGAAGAGCTTTGGTAGCAGCGCTCTGTATAACAGGACCGTCTGCCATTGGGTCGGAGAAAGGAATACCCACCTCTACCATTTTTATACCTCGGCGTTCCATTGTACGTATAACATCTGCAGTCCCATCTAGTTTGGGAGTACCTGCGCAGAAGTATAGTGACAAGAGTTTTTCATCACCTCTTTCTGCAAATAATTTATTAATCTTATTCATGTCTTTTATTTTTTAATTTCTGTGATAAATTTACTGAGAGATTGTATATCTTTAAGTGCCGGTGATATTTCAAAATTGGAATTGAGATCTATTCCGATACATTTTGGATGATTGAATAGTTTTATTTTCTCCACATCTTCTGGTTTTATACCACCACTTAGCAAGAATGGTTTTTCACCGTCGTAAAGTTTCAGAATTTCCCAGTCAAAGTGTTTGCCACTACCACCTATAGTTTCGCATTTAGTATCGAATAAAAAATAGTCTACATCTTTTTCATACAGCTTATATTTGTCAATATCTCTCGGGGCTTTGACACTTATAGCTTTTATAAATTGTATGTCTGGATGTATATCAGGATCAAGAGTACTTCTAAGGTTGCGTATCAGAGTAGGTGTCTCGCTTCCATGAAGTTGTATGATGTCTAAGTCATAATTTACTACACGTGTTATTATATTCTGGGCAGTGTCATCAACAAAAACACCAACCTTTTTTACAGTACATTTGTGTGTCGATAATTTATTGCAGTCATAATTGATAGCAATGTCAGGTAATAGTCCTGATGAAGAAGACTTCATTGAGACATATCTGCTTGATTTAGGATAGAAAATAAATCCAATCCAGTCAACCCCAAGATCTACCACCTGTCTGATATTGTTGCTATCGCGCATTCCACATACTTTTATTATCATATTAATTCTGAATTTTGGTGATAAAATCATTTAATGCATCACCCGGATTTTTGGTCTTCATAAAATTTTCTCCTATAAGAAAACCATTAAAGCCAGCTAACTTAAGTTCTTTTACAATGTCAGGATCACTTATGCCACTTTCGCTAACTTTGCATGTATTCTTAGGAAGTCGTGATGAAAGATAAAAAGAATTTTTTATGTCAGTTATGAATGTACCAAGATTACGGTTATTAATACCATACATATCCGGTTCTAGTTCTGCATAATCCAGTTCGCTTTCAGAATGCATCTCGAGTAGAACCTCCAATCCAAGTTGGTGAGCAGTATATAGTAATGATTTACATTCTGATATTTTCAGATCAGCAGCTATAAGTAGTATGGCAGATGCGCCGCATAGCCTTGCTTGAAAAATCTGATATTCATCAATAATGAAGTTCTTATATAGAATGGGAATATTTACGCCTGATTTGCGCGCTTCAACTATAAATTCATCCTTTCCCCCGAAGTATTTTTCATCAGTAAGAATACTTATAGCCGATGCTCCATATTGCTGATAACTTAGAGGAATAATATCAGGTTTCCCATCTTCTTTAATCCATCCCTTAGAAGGTGATTTGCGCTTAAATTCGGATATAATGCCTGTAGACGATTCAATAAGAGCTTTGCGCATAGATACAGTAGGTGAGTCTAAATTGATTATCTTTTCAACTTGCATGTGGATGTCGTGTTCAGATACCTCACTCTTGTATTTTTCAACTTCTATACGTTTCCACGCTATTATTTCTTCTAGAACGTCTTTCATACTTATATGTATTTATGAATTAAGTTGAATGAATTTATTCAGTGTCTTCAGCGCTGCACCGCTTTCTATGCTCTCTTTAGCAATAGCCACACACTCTTCAATACTCTTGTCCGGTTCCATAATTTGTATAGCAAAAGCTGCATTAGCTATAACCACCTCTTTATGATCTATTTTAGATGTGTTTTCCAACACGCTATCAAAAATTCTAGCTGCCTCTTCTTTTGTTTTACCACCTTCCAAATCTTTAGCATCAGCAATATTCAGTCCAATGTCGCTTGGTTTGAACAACTTTTCGTAATTATTGGTAGTCACTTTAAAATCGCCAGTAAGAGAAATTTCATCATAACCGTCGATACTTGTTTCAATACCATAATTTATACCCATTTTCTGATATACAGCATTGTAAAGGCGCATCTGGTTTAGATTTGCAACACCCAATAACTGGCATTTAGGCTGTGATGGATTGACTATAGGACCAAGCAGATTGAAGCATGTTGGAAATTCAAGAGCCTTACGGATAGGACCGACAAATTTCATGGCCCGTGCAAACAATTGAGCATGCAGATAGACAATGTTGCATTCATTCATTGAACGATTCAACTTATCAATATCTGATGTGAACTTTACCCCATGAGCTTCTATAACATTAGAAGCGCCACTAACAGATGTAGCTGCATAGTTGCCATGTTTAGCAACTTTATATCCAGCACCTGCGACTACGAAACAAGCACATGTAGATATGTTAAATGTGTTTTTCTGATCACCACCAGTACCGACGATGTCTATATATTCGGGTGTATCAAGTACAGCAGGAACACCAGTTTCGAGTATACCGTCTCTAAAACCAAGCAGTTCGTCAACAGTGATGCCGCGCATCTGCAATCCTGTAAGCAGGGCTACAATCTGTTCAGATGGATATTCGTTCTTAGTTATACCAAAAATAATTTCTTTTGTTTCCTCACGTGTAAGAACATCTTGGCTCAATACACGTGCAAGAATAGACTTCATTGTTTCCATAATATGTGTTTTTTATAAATTCATAAAGTTTTCTACTATTTTCTTTCCATCAGGTGTCAGTACACTTTCAGGATGAAATTGTATTCCGTGGATTTCATATTTTTTGTGTCTCAATCCCATAATCTGACCTTCGTCACTTTCTGCAGTTATCTCAAGGCAATCAGGTAAATTATCCTTAGATACCACCCAAGAGTGATAGCGCCCCATCGTAATACGTTCCGGTAGACCATCAAAGATATGATCGTTTCCTAATTGAGTTCCGATTGTAGCAACACCATGGAATACATCACTTAGATTTTTAAGTTGTGCTCCGAAAAATTCTCCTATAGCCTGATGCCCTAGACAAACACCTAGTATAGGCTTCTTGCCTGCATACGTCTTAATCACATCCAGAAGTAATCCGGCCTCTGAAGGAATGCCAGGACCTGGACTTAATATTATCTTATCAAACTCTTCAAGTATTGACATATCAAACTGATCATTTCGGTATACAGTAACTTCAGCACCTAATTCCTTAACAAGATGACTCAAATTATATGTGAATGAGTCGTAATTATCTATTATAACTATTTTCATAATAATATTACATATCTTCGGCTAGAAGAATAGCTCTCCTTAAAGCCCCTAATTTGTTGTTAACTTCTTGCAGCTCATAATCTTCATTACTTTTGGCAACGATACCGCCGCCAGCCTGAAACCAAAGTTCTCCGTTACGACTTACAAATGTACGTATCGTAATGGCTTGGTTTAGATTACCGTTCAGTCCTATAAAACCTATACATCCACCATAAGCGCCTCGGTTATGAGGTTCATATTCACTAATCAGTTGCATAGCCCTTACTTTAGGTGCCCCTGAAAGAGTACCAGCAGGGAATGTGTCTATAAAAGACTTTATAGGGTCTGCTTTATCATCCAGTTCACCGCTTACACGACTAACGAGGTGTATAACATGAGAGTAATATTGCAAGTCTTTATAAAAGTCAACTTTAACGTTATGGCAGTTTCTGCTTAAATCATTACGTGCAAGGTCTACAAGCATCACATGTTCAGCGTTCTCTTTAGGATCATTTCGCAGATATTCAGCACCGATATGATCTGCTTTTGGATCACCAGTTCTTTTTGTCGTACCTGCGATAGGATCAATATAAGCCTTTCTGCCTTCTATACGGCAATGTGTTTCAGGAGAAGAACCGAAGATTCTGAAACCTCCGAAATCAAAGTAGAAAAGATAAGGAGATGGGTTTATACTACGTAGTGCACGATAAAGTTTGAAATCATCGCCTTCGTATTTCTGGACGAATCTTCTAGACAACACAATCTGGAAGACATCACCTCTCATACAATGCTTAATACCCTTGCGTATATTAGCCTTATGTTCATCGTCAGTAATAGGAGATGTAGTATCACCTACAGGATGGAAACCAAAAGGTTTAACATTCGTCTTGTTCATCGCTTTCTCTATGGCGTGAATACATTTTAGACCTTCTTTTTCCTTTTCTCCATCTTTAAGAAGAGTTATAATAGTCATCTTATTGTTGAAATGGTCGAATACGATAACATCCCTATAAAGGATATATAACATGTCAGGTGCATCATTCTTTGACATTGTTGTGTCTTTTACTGCAATATTTTCGAAGTATCGTACTGCATTGAAAGCTGTATAACCATATAAACCACATAAGTTTGAGAACTCACCTGAAACATCAAAACACTTGATAAAGTCATTAATTACATTATCCGAACGATATTGTGAATTAACCTCTTTCCTGACAGTACTCCCGTCAGGCAGCGTGCATATTCCGAACCCATGATTGATAGACACACTTGCTATAGGGTTAATACCTATAAAAGAACGACTATTCTCTCCACCATGATAATCAGAACTCTCCATTAGCGCACTTTGGGGATAGATATCTCGCACTTTCATGTATACTCCGACAGGAGTATATAAGTCTGCCAGAATATTCCGACAGACAGTCGTATATTTGTATTTAGAAATTTCCATATTCTTCAGCCATATCTTTGTGTTCCAAATAAGTCTCAACATCTTTATCTCCACGACCACTTACAGTAAGTACCACAACGTCTTCTGGATTGAATTTAACCTTATTCAATGCTGCAACAGCGTGTGCACTTTCAAGGGCAGGAATGATACCTTCCATTCTGGTCAGTTCGTAAGCTGCTTTTACAGCTTCATCGTCATTTATTGAATAAACTGTTGCGCGATGTTGTTCGGCCATATTAGCATGAATTGGTCCTATTCCAGGGTAATCCAATCCAGCAGATAATGTTTCGGCTTCCATAATCTGTCCGTCAGGAGTTTGCATTACAAGAGTTTTTGCTCCATGCAGAATACCTAATCTGCCAGCGTGAATTGTAGCTGCTGTATGTCCGGTGTCGCATCCCTTTCCTCCAGCTTCTGCCAATACAATCTTCACGCGATTGTCATCAATATAGTGATATACGGTACCAGCAGCATTACTACCTCCACCCACACAGGCCATTAAGTAATTAGGATAGTCCCTACCAATTTTTTCCTGTAACTGTACTTTAATTTCTTTTGATATAATGCTTTGAAGACGTGCAACCATATCAGGATAAGGGTGTGGTCCAACAGTAGAACCTATTATATAAAAAGTATCAGAAGGATGACAACACCAGTCGCGTATTGCTTCGTTGGTCGC comes from the Xylanibacter oryzae DSM 17970 genome and includes:
- a CDS encoding phosphoribosylanthranilate isomerase, with amino-acid sequence MIIKVCGMRDSNNIRQVVDLGVDWIGFIFYPKSSRYVSMKSSSSGLLPDIAINYDCNKLSTHKCTVKKVGVFVDDTAQNIITRVVNYDLDIIQLHGSETPTLIRNLRSTLDPDIHPDIQFIKAISVKAPRDIDKYKLYEKDVDYFLFDTKCETIGGSGKHFDWEILKLYDGEKPFLLSGGIKPEDVEKIKLFNHPKCIGIDLNSNFEISPALKDIQSLSKFITEIKK
- the trpC gene encoding indole-3-glycerol phosphate synthase TrpC → MKDVLEEIIAWKRIEVEKYKSEVSEHDIHMQVEKIINLDSPTVSMRKALIESSTGIISEFKRKSPSKGWIKEDGKPDIIPLSYQQYGASAISILTDEKYFGGKDEFIVEARKSGVNIPILYKNFIIDEYQIFQARLCGASAILLIAADLKISECKSLLYTAHQLGLEVLLEMHSESELDYAELEPDMYGINNRNLGTFITDIKNSFYLSSRLPKNTCKVSESGISDPDIVKELKLAGFNGFLIGENFMKTKNPGDALNDFITKIQN
- the trpD gene encoding anthranilate phosphoribosyltransferase, coding for MKSILARVLSQDVLTREETKEIIFGITKNEYPSEQIVALLTGLQMRGITVDELLGFRDGILETGVPAVLDTPEYIDIVGTGGDQKNTFNISTCACFVVAGAGYKVAKHGNYAATSVSGASNVIEAHGVKFTSDIDKLNRSMNECNIVYLHAQLFARAMKFVGPIRKALEFPTCFNLLGPIVNPSQPKCQLLGVANLNQMRLYNAVYQKMGINYGIETSIDGYDEISLTGDFKVTTNNYEKLFKPSDIGLNIADAKDLEGGKTKEEAARIFDSVLENTSKIDHKEVVIANAAFAIQIMEPDKSIEECVAIAKESIESGAALKTLNKFIQLNS
- a CDS encoding anthranilate synthase component II — translated: MKIVIIDNYDSFTYNLSHLVKELGAEVTVYRNDQFDMSILEEFDKIILSPGPGIPSEAGLLLDVIKTYAGKKPILGVCLGHQAIGEFFGAQLKNLSDVFHGVATIGTQLGNDHIFDGLPERITMGRYHSWVVSKDNLPDCLEITAESDEGQIMGLRHKKYEIHGIQFHPESVLTPDGKKIVENFMNL
- a CDS encoding anthranilate synthase component I family protein, whose translation is MSKYKYTTVCRNILADLYTPVGVYMKVRDIYPQSALMESSDYHGGENSRSFIGINPIASVSINHGFGICTLPDGSTVRKEVNSQYRSDNVINDFIKCFDVSGEFSNLCGLYGYTAFNAVRYFENIAVKDTTMSKNDAPDMLYILYRDVIVFDHFNNKMTIITLLKDGEKEKEGLKCIHAIEKAMNKTNVKPFGFHPVGDTTSPITDDEHKANIRKGIKHCMRGDVFQIVLSRRFVQKYEGDDFKLYRALRSINPSPYLFYFDFGGFRIFGSSPETHCRIEGRKAYIDPIAGTTKRTGDPKADHIGAEYLRNDPKENAEHVMLVDLARNDLSRNCHNVKVDFYKDLQYYSHVIHLVSRVSGELDDKADPIKSFIDTFPAGTLSGAPKVRAMQLISEYEPHNRGAYGGCIGFIGLNGNLNQAITIRTFVSRNGELWFQAGGGIVAKSNEDYELQEVNNKLGALRRAILLAEDM
- the trpB gene encoding tryptophan synthase subunit beta, with the translated sequence MSKTFQVDDKGYYGEFGGAYVPEILYATVENLKKSYLPILESEEFKKEYYDLLKDYVGRPSPLYYAKRMSDKYGCKLYLKREDLNHTGAHKINNTIGQILLAKKMGKTRIIAETGAGQHGVATATVCALMDMPCVVYQGALDVQRQHTNVERMKMLGAEVRPVTSGNMTLKDATNEAIRDWCCHPSDTFYIIGSTVGPHPYPDMVARLQSIISKEIKVQLQEKIGRDYPNYLMACVGGGSNAAGTVYHYIDDNRVKIVLAEAGGKGCDTGHTAATIHAGRLGILHGAKTLVMQTPDGQIMEAETLSAGLDYPGIGPIHANMAEQHRATVYSINDDEAVKAAYELTRMEGIIPALESAHAVAALNKVKFNPEDVVVLTVSGRGDKDVETYLEHKDMAEEYGNF